A part of Fimbriiglobus ruber genomic DNA contains:
- a CDS encoding ankyrin repeat domain-containing protein produces MSHSRQLPPDVNLRQLRNRAKNLRRACREGDPNAIHRIGQTHPRFSGLTQAEIAAVGVALADAQLVIARELGFDSWPKLKKHVESLSQPATNMHELAAKDDVQAMHAAVAQDPESVNQLDESRLPPLYTAALYRNRRAIDFLLEHGAVVDIFACAYLGKATDADILLKRNPDLARATTRNGMTALHYAAMAGYFDVVEVLLRYHSDVNALDIRGGTALMGASHAGPWKSEPAEAIIQLLLDRNAQVDLFQTAAMGRTGLIEALLDRDGSLIDNPDDRGRTALFHAARNNRFAAIKLLVERGADVNRSDAVGTAALHRTSQECGDELIQYLIDHGANAHLCCYVACGDEEGTRQALARNPDAANETFYEFNAVGYAIHSWQLGTLRILLQHGSTLSKEDQQHILRISNNDQELLDELMTIKDE; encoded by the coding sequence ATGTCCCACTCCCGCCAGCTTCCCCCCGACGTCAATCTGCGCCAGTTGCGAAACCGGGCCAAAAACCTCCGCCGGGCCTGCCGAGAAGGCGATCCAAACGCCATCCACCGGATCGGACAAACTCATCCGCGCTTTTCCGGGCTAACGCAGGCCGAAATCGCAGCTGTCGGTGTTGCCCTCGCGGATGCACAACTCGTGATTGCGCGGGAGTTGGGCTTTGACAGTTGGCCGAAACTGAAGAAGCACGTCGAGTCGCTTTCGCAGCCGGCAACGAACATGCACGAGCTGGCGGCCAAGGACGACGTGCAGGCCATGCACGCGGCGGTCGCTCAAGACCCGGAATCGGTCAATCAGTTGGACGAGTCGCGTCTTCCGCCGCTTTACACCGCGGCGCTTTATCGCAACCGGCGGGCAATCGACTTTCTGCTGGAGCACGGAGCCGTGGTCGATATTTTCGCCTGCGCCTATCTCGGAAAGGCGACCGATGCCGACATTCTGCTGAAGCGAAATCCTGATTTGGCACGGGCCACAACCCGGAACGGCATGACCGCTTTGCACTATGCGGCGATGGCGGGGTACTTCGATGTCGTCGAAGTTCTCCTCCGCTACCATTCCGACGTGAACGCGCTCGATATCCGTGGCGGGACCGCTCTAATGGGAGCCAGTCACGCCGGGCCGTGGAAGTCCGAACCAGCCGAAGCGATCATTCAACTACTGCTCGACCGCAACGCACAGGTCGATCTGTTCCAGACCGCAGCGATGGGGCGGACCGGCCTGATCGAGGCCCTCCTTGATCGGGACGGCAGTCTGATTGACAATCCAGACGATCGGGGGAGAACCGCCCTGTTCCACGCCGCCCGCAACAACCGCTTCGCGGCGATCAAGCTCCTGGTCGAGCGCGGGGCCGATGTCAATCGGTCTGATGCCGTTGGCACAGCGGCACTGCACCGCACGTCGCAGGAATGCGGCGACGAACTGATTCAGTACTTGATCGACCACGGGGCCAATGCGCACCTGTGTTGCTACGTGGCCTGCGGCGACGAGGAAGGGACGCGTCAGGCACTGGCGCGCAATCCTGATGCCGCCAACGAGACCTTCTACGAATTCAACGCGGTAGGATACGCAATTCACAGTTGGCAGTTGGGCACGCTCCGTATCCTGCTACAACACGGCAGCACCTTGTCCAAAGAGGATCAACAGCACATCCTCCGCATCAGCAACAACGACCAGGAACTCCTCGATGAGCTTATGACTATCAAAGACGAGTGA
- a CDS encoding ISNCY family transposase codes for MSTELQDWGILAMSQRERDVLAILKAVVSGDRTVTEAAGLLKLSARQVRRLKGKLKTQGDSALVHGLRGQPSNRCLEAKLRTQVLAAYRQRYRDFGPTFACEKLAEEGLKVGVETLRRWLLAEGLWERQRRRDPHRSRRPRRACLGELVQMDASVHEWLEGRGETIVLITMIDDATSRVEAKFYRHGSVESHLDLLGVWLRKYGRPLAVYTDRHSIFEPHEKGRPLADPDAQTQFGRALGELAIELIRAHSPQAKGRVERSFGTAQDRWVKELRLAKVTTCEDANALLAKLLPDHNKRFAKPARQPNDAHRPLGRDHKLASILSIQSERVVSNDYVVRFANTFYQLLPPAYPGERGGRVVIEQRLDGTLHIRFGKRHLPYQEITVGGSLGGSAPKPPEFSASAADASAETTGREPVKDSRPAGMQPTAGRSGRTPAEPYPSGGEEVDNPKRSYRPAPNHPWRKRL; via the coding sequence ATGTCTACCGAGCTACAAGATTGGGGCATTCTAGCCATGAGTCAGCGCGAGCGTGACGTTTTGGCGATTCTGAAGGCGGTGGTATCGGGAGATCGGACGGTTACGGAAGCCGCTGGTTTGTTGAAGTTGAGCGCGCGTCAGGTCCGGCGACTGAAGGGCAAACTGAAGACCCAGGGTGACAGCGCCCTGGTGCATGGCCTTCGAGGTCAGCCGTCGAATCGCTGCCTGGAAGCCAAGCTGCGAACGCAGGTGCTGGCGGCGTACCGCCAGCGTTACCGCGACTTCGGCCCCACCTTCGCGTGCGAGAAGTTGGCGGAAGAAGGGTTGAAGGTGGGCGTCGAAACGCTGCGTCGCTGGTTGCTGGCCGAGGGCTTGTGGGAACGCCAACGTCGCCGTGACCCGCATCGCAGTCGTCGGCCGCGACGGGCTTGTTTGGGCGAGTTGGTGCAGATGGACGCCTCGGTGCATGAGTGGCTGGAGGGTCGCGGCGAGACGATCGTTCTGATCACCATGATCGATGACGCCACCAGCCGCGTCGAAGCGAAGTTTTACCGGCATGGGAGCGTGGAATCGCACCTGGATTTGTTGGGGGTCTGGCTGCGGAAATACGGCCGACCGCTGGCGGTTTACACGGATCGACACAGCATCTTCGAGCCGCACGAGAAGGGACGTCCGCTCGCCGATCCCGACGCGCAAACGCAGTTTGGCCGAGCGCTCGGCGAACTGGCCATAGAGTTGATTCGGGCGCACAGTCCCCAGGCGAAGGGACGTGTCGAGCGTTCGTTTGGCACGGCTCAGGATCGGTGGGTCAAGGAACTGCGGTTGGCCAAGGTCACGACCTGCGAGGACGCCAACGCGTTGTTGGCGAAACTCCTTCCCGACCACAACAAGCGGTTCGCCAAGCCGGCGCGTCAGCCAAACGATGCCCATCGACCGTTGGGTCGAGATCACAAGCTGGCGTCGATCCTGTCGATTCAGAGCGAGCGGGTGGTGAGCAACGACTACGTGGTGCGTTTCGCGAATACGTTCTACCAATTGTTGCCGCCAGCGTACCCGGGAGAGCGTGGCGGCCGGGTGGTGATTGAGCAGAGACTGGATGGGACGCTGCACATTCGGTTCGGGAAGCGTCATTTGCCGTACCAGGAGATCACCGTGGGGGGCAGCCTTGGGGGCTCTGCCCCCAAACCCCCGGAGTTTAGCGCATCAGCGGCCGATGCCAGTGCGGAGACGACGGGACGGGAGCCGGTCAAGGACTCCCGTCCCGCGGGCATGCAGCCGACTGCCGGACGCTCGGGTCGCACTCCTGCGGAGCCCTATCCTTCCGGCGGCGAGGAGGTAGATAACCCGAAGCGATCGTACCGTCCAGCTCCAAATCATCCTTGGCGAAAACGTCTATGA
- a CDS encoding Uma2 family endonuclease, whose translation MFARLKGGPCRTYSSDQRVKVEATELYTYPDIVVLCGEGKFDPLDEDSLTNPTAIIEVLSPSTEESDRGAKFRNYQKIPTLIEYVLVAQDEAVCERYVRQADGSWALVSFVELTDTLAFTSIPARIALGDVYSGVTFPETSRP comes from the coding sequence TTGTTCGCGCGGCTCAAAGGTGGGCCCTGCCGGACCTATTCCAGCGATCAACGGGTCAAGGTCGAAGCGACTGAACTCTACACATACCCGGACATCGTTGTTCTTTGCGGGGAAGGCAAGTTCGATCCACTGGACGAGGACAGTCTGACCAACCCAACGGCGATTATCGAGGTATTGTCTCCGTCCACGGAAGAGTCTGATCGCGGGGCCAAATTTCGCAACTATCAAAAAATCCCAACTCTGATCGAATACGTGCTGGTGGCTCAGGACGAAGCGGTGTGCGAACGGTACGTGCGACAGGCGGATGGCTCGTGGGCGTTAGTCTCGTTCGTCGAGTTGACCGACACGCTGGCATTCACCAGTATCCCGGCGCGAATTGCACTCGGTGATGTCTATTCCGGGGTCACATTTCCCGAAACCTCACGACCATAA
- a CDS encoding Uma2 family endonuclease has protein sequence MSAVPKRKLTPSEYLEIERRAEFKSEFFRGEMFAMAGASPLTTA, from the coding sequence ATGAGCGCGGTTCCGAAGCGAAAGTTAACTCCCAGTGAATATCTGGAAATCGAGCGACGCGCCGAGTTCAAAAGCGAATTCTTCCGGGGCGAAATGTTCGCCATGGCGGGAGCCAGCCCGCTCACAACCGCGTAA
- a CDS encoding DUF1559 domain-containing protein has translation MHKTSSLRIGFTLIELLVVIAIIAILIGLLLPAVQKVREAAARMSCGNNLKQIGLALFNYEGVNGSFPTAYKLLPAADPAAPSGTGTYGVSAFVLILPYMEQNNVCQQIDTTKAALNPVNMPPNNPAYSTAIKSFLCPSSPGQPAVDYSAELGRSFGNFGVSVTYPSGLTFGRTDYCPDAGLDVGVPGISINAGASIICQPPDGPVRVTAITDGTSNTIMIVEDAGRPGWYGSKGLVTSAGSYTAGPNGPAPQGGGGWADPLNYNATNGADPSGSGIAAGGGFLGIPPAPYSCANGCSNDSEIFAFHTGGSNVLFGDGSVRFVKNGLTINQMGALLSRAGAK, from the coding sequence ATGCACAAGACAAGTTCACTTCGGATTGGCTTCACGCTGATCGAACTCCTGGTCGTCATCGCAATCATCGCGATCCTGATCGGGTTGTTGCTGCCCGCCGTGCAGAAGGTCCGGGAAGCGGCGGCCCGGATGAGCTGCGGAAACAACCTGAAGCAGATCGGCTTGGCCCTGTTCAACTACGAAGGTGTCAACGGCAGCTTTCCCACCGCCTACAAACTCTTGCCCGCCGCCGACCCGGCGGCCCCGAGCGGTACGGGCACCTACGGCGTTTCGGCGTTCGTCCTGATACTACCTTATATGGAGCAAAACAACGTCTGCCAGCAAATCGACACCACCAAGGCGGCCCTCAATCCGGTGAATATGCCGCCTAATAACCCGGCCTATTCGACGGCCATAAAATCGTTTCTGTGTCCGTCGTCTCCGGGTCAGCCCGCGGTGGATTACTCGGCAGAGTTGGGAAGAAGCTTCGGCAATTTCGGAGTCAGTGTGACGTACCCTTCCGGCCTCACATTTGGGCGTACCGACTACTGCCCCGACGCGGGACTGGACGTAGGCGTTCCCGGGATCAGCATCAACGCCGGCGCGTCCATCATCTGTCAGCCCCCCGATGGCCCCGTGCGCGTCACCGCCATTACGGACGGCACGTCGAACACGATCATGATCGTTGAGGACGCGGGGCGGCCGGGCTGGTACGGGAGCAAGGGGCTGGTGACGTCGGCGGGCAGTTACACCGCCGGCCCGAACGGACCTGCCCCACAGGGTGGCGGGGGGTGGGCCGATCCGCTCAACTACAACGCCACAAATGGTGCCGACCCCAGCGGGTCCGGGATCGCCGCCGGCGGTGGCTTCCTCGGTATCCCACCCGCACCCTACTCGTGCGCAAATGGGTGCAGCAATGACAGCGAAATCTTCGCCTTCCACACGGGAGGAAGTAACGTCCTCTTCGGTGACGGCTCGGTGCGATTCGTAAAGAACGGGCTGACCATTAACCAGATGGGGGCCTTGCTCAGTCGGGCCGGGGCGAAGTGA
- a CDS encoding ArsR/SmtB family transcription factor, which produces MPRVPATSDVYNAIADPRRRQIIDLLSRQRGLAVGAIVLALGLAQPAVSKHLGVLREAGIVTVKKLGQSRVYDLNLDQLRTIQDWVRTLEQHWEGQLDRIRARAEQRASRPSSTPE; this is translated from the coding sequence ATGCCACGCGTCCCTGCCACGTCCGACGTCTACAACGCCATCGCCGACCCGCGACGGCGACAGATCATCGACCTCCTTTCCCGGCAACGCGGACTCGCCGTGGGGGCGATCGTCCTGGCGCTGGGGCTCGCGCAACCGGCCGTTTCGAAGCACCTGGGCGTCCTCCGGGAGGCCGGCATCGTGACCGTCAAGAAACTCGGCCAGAGCCGCGTGTACGACCTGAATCTTGACCAGTTGCGGACCATTCAGGATTGGGTCCGAACGCTCGAACAGCACTGGGAAGGCCAGCTCGACCGCATCCGCGCCCGGGCCGAGCAGCGCGCCTCCCGTCCCTCCAGTACGCCCGAGTGA
- a CDS encoding SRPBCC family protein, with translation MTTGTSSPQPIETLEILKAIDIAAPIDIAFEAVLEEFGPEAQMMDGTAMPFKLEAWPGGRWFRDLGNNSGHLWGHVQVIKPPTLLEICGPMMMSYPAMNHLQYRLVAQGSGTRLTFSHRGVGSITPQHREGMPKGWGHWIDKVRDRAERKAK, from the coding sequence ATGACCACCGGTACTTCGAGCCCGCAGCCGATCGAAACCCTCGAGATCCTCAAGGCGATCGACATCGCCGCGCCGATCGACATCGCCTTCGAGGCGGTCCTCGAAGAATTCGGCCCGGAAGCGCAAATGATGGACGGGACCGCCATGCCCTTCAAGCTGGAAGCCTGGCCGGGCGGGCGATGGTTTCGCGATCTGGGAAACAATTCGGGGCACCTGTGGGGGCACGTCCAGGTGATCAAGCCGCCGACTTTGCTCGAGATTTGCGGGCCGATGATGATGTCCTACCCCGCAATGAACCATCTCCAATATCGCCTGGTCGCCCAGGGGAGCGGCACCCGCCTGACCTTCTCGCACCGCGGCGTGGGCTCGATTACACCCCAGCACCGCGAAGGCATGCCCAAGGGGTGGGGGCACTGGATCGACAAGGTTCGCGACCGCGCCGAACGGAAGGCGAAGTAG
- a CDS encoding DUF899 domain-containing protein: MNPAAMLDHEVVSKEQWLRAHGDFLAEEKELTRRSDELSRRRRELPWTRVEKDYVFTGPQGTASLADLFDGRSQLATYHFMFGPDWVEGCPSCSFVTDHLDGVIDHLKARDVTLVLVSRAPQEKLAVFKKWMGWRTPWFSSGGCEFNQDFAVSFSAAEVAGGAKAYNFGTIAPYGEENPGLSFFYKDPGGAILHTYSTYTRGLEVLLGAYAVLDRAPKGRDEANLPWPMAWVRYHDKYEPTTQGAESCCHNKTSQ; encoded by the coding sequence ATGAATCCCGCCGCTATGCTCGATCACGAGGTGGTTTCAAAAGAACAATGGCTACGGGCCCACGGCGATTTCTTGGCCGAAGAAAAGGAGCTAACGAGGCGGAGTGACGAACTCAGTCGCCGGCGTCGCGAGCTTCCCTGGACTCGTGTCGAGAAGGATTATGTCTTTACGGGCCCGCAGGGCACCGCGAGCCTTGCGGACCTCTTCGACGGGCGGAGCCAACTCGCTACGTATCACTTCATGTTCGGCCCCGATTGGGTTGAAGGTTGCCCGAGCTGCTCGTTCGTCACGGATCACCTGGACGGGGTGATCGACCATCTCAAGGCCCGGGACGTCACGCTGGTACTCGTCTCCCGCGCGCCGCAAGAAAAGCTCGCGGTATTCAAGAAGTGGATGGGCTGGCGGACGCCGTGGTTCTCGTCCGGCGGCTGCGAATTCAACCAGGATTTCGCCGTGTCGTTCAGCGCGGCGGAAGTCGCCGGCGGCGCGAAGGCGTACAACTTCGGCACCATTGCCCCCTACGGCGAAGAGAATCCGGGGCTCAGCTTCTTCTACAAAGACCCGGGCGGCGCGATCCTTCACACCTATTCGACGTACACCCGCGGCCTGGAGGTGCTGTTGGGCGCCTACGCGGTCCTTGACCGGGCGCCGAAAGGACGCGACGAAGCGAACCTGCCCTGGCCGATGGCTTGGGTGCGCTATCACGACAAGTACGAGCCGACGACGCAAGGGGCTGAATCATGCTGCCACAACAAGACCAGCCAGTGA